The sequence below is a genomic window from Flavobacterium lipolyticum.
TTACAGCAGCAGGAACTTCTTCCACTTTAATTTCAGTGTACTCGTCCTGGATAACTGCTGTTTTTACGATTGTATTTGATATTGGAGAAGTTGAAGCAAATGATGTTAAACCTCCCAAAACGATTGCGGCTGATAGAAATAAATTTTTCATAGTGTGTATATTTAAGTACTCTTAATTTTATTTTAATGTTCTTAATTTGTATAAACATAAGAACGGCTTTACCTTATTTTTTAATCCAGGTTCCGTCTGCATTAGCAAAAAGATTACCTACCTTTTCTCCTACTGTAACGTCTAATTTGTACTCGGATTTTTCGTTTTTATACGCTTTTGTAACTACAGCGCTTGGATAGGCTTTTTTCAAAGCTTCCGTAATTGGAGCAGGTATTTCTTCTAATTTGATCTCTGTATATTCGTCTGCAACAGAAACCGTTTTAACGATAGTGTTTGCAATTGGAGCATTTGATGCGAATGATGTTAAACCTCCTAAAACAATTGCGGCTGATAAAAATAAATTTTTCATAATGTGTACGTTTTAAATTATTAATAGTTGTTTACGCTTTAGATAATGAAATTATTATGCCGTAACGAAAACGTTGTACCTGCAATTACTTAAGTCCTTATTTTTAAAGGGATTAAATCATTTGTGCCAAAATTTAAAATTTATAAAAAGTGTGTAACCCAGGCAAAACCTGTATAAAAAATACACACCGAAAGTGTTTACTTCACTAAAAAACAAACCCGATAAGTTCTAAAACCTATCGGGTTTACCAGTTGGTAACATAAAAAAAGGCTGTTGAAAAATCAACAGCCTTTACTTCTATTCCTCTATAGGTTTCATTTTAAATGTATCCATAAAAGCAGTAGTATAATCTCCTGCAATATATCTTGGGTCATCCATCAATTGTCTATGGAATGGTATTGTAGTTTTGATGCCTTCAATAACAAATTCATCCAGAGCTCTACGCATTTTGCTGATAGCTTCTTCTCTTGATTGTGCCGTTGTGATTAACTTTGCAATCATCGAATCGTAGTTTGGCGGGATGCTGTAACCAGAATATACGTGAGTATCTAAACGTACTCCGTGCCCTCCTGGCATATGAAGCGTAGTAATTTTTCCTGGTGAAGGACGAAAATCGTTATAAGGATCTTCAGCATTAATACGGCATTCGATGGCGTGTAATTGTGGTAAGTAGTTTTTTCCTGAAATTGGAATTCCGGCCGCTACCATAATTTGCTCACGAATTAAATCGTAATCAATTACTTGTTCAGTGATCGGGTGCTCCACCTGAATACGGGTATTCATTTCCATGAAATAGAAGTTTCTGTGTTTGTCAACCAAAAACTCAACTGTTCCGGCTCCTTCGTACTTAATGAATTCTGCCGCTTTTACAGCCGCTTCTCCCATTGCCGCACGCAATTCGTCAGTCATGAATGGTGAAGGTGTTTCTTCAGTTAATTTCTGGTGACGACGTTGTACAGAACAATCTCTTTCAGAAAGGTGACATGCTTTTCCGTATGAATCTCCAACAACCTGAATTTCGATATGACGTGGCTCTTCGATAAGTTTCTCCATGTACATTCCGTCATTTCCAAATGCAGCGGCAGCTTCCTGACGTGCACTTTCCCATGCTTTCAATAATTCATCTTCTTTCCATACCGCACGCATTCCTTTTCCACCACCACCGGCAGTAGCTTTAAGCATTACCGGGTAACCAAATTCTTTAGCTAACTTTTGTGTTTGTTCGAAAGATTCTAATAATCCGTCAGAACCTGGTACACATGGAACTCCTGCCGCTTTCATTGTCGCTTTTGCAGAAGCTTTATCTCCCATTCTGTCAATCATCTCAGGAGCTGCACCAATAAATTTGATTCCGTGCTCCTGACAAATTTTTGAGAATTTAGCATTCTCAGAAAGAAATCCATAACCTGGATGTATTGCATCTGCGTTAGTAATTTCGGCAGCAGCAATTATATTTGACATTTTCAAATACGATAAGTTACTTGGAGGGGGACCAATACAAACCGCTTCATCAGCAAACTTAACATGTAAACTTTCAGCATCGGCTGTAGAGTAAACTGCTACAGTTTTGATTCCCATTTCTTTACATGTACGAATTACACGAAGTGCAATTTCTCCTCTATTTGCAATTAATATTTTTTTAAACATCTTATTTTAATTAGATAATTAGACAATTTGATCATTAGATAATTTTAGATGTCTGTATTAATTCTGTCAGATCAATCTAAAATCTAAAATCTAAAATCTAAATTTATTTATGATGGATCAACTAAGAATAAAGGTTGGTCAAATTCTACAGGAGACATATCGTCAACAAGAATTTTTACAATTTTACCTGAAACTTCCGATTCGATTTCGTTGAATAATTTCATTGCTTCAATTACACAAAGAACATCACCTTTTGCGATAGTGCTTCCAACTTCAGTAAATACTGGTTTGTCTGGAGATGGTTTTCTGTAAAAAGTTCCAATAATTGGAGATTTAATAGTAATGAATTTAGAATCTTCAACAGCAGCAGGCGCCTCAGCACTTACATTTACAACTACCGGAGCTGTTTGTTGAGGAGCAACTGCTTGTGGCAATGCTGCCTGAGCAGGTAATTGCTGTACATAAGTAGTTTCAGTTACATTTCCTTCTAAAGTTGTTCTGATCGTGATTTTCACATCATCCATTTCCAACTTTACTTCTGCAACACCCGAATTTGCTACAAATTTGATTAGGTTTTGAATTTCTTTTAAATCCATAATGATTCGTTTTTAGTTTTGATTTATTTTTTATCGTATGCCCATTTTAGGTAAATAGATCCCCAAGTGAATCCTCCACCAAAAGCGGCAAAAATAATATTATCTCCTTTTTTAAGCAAATGTTCAAAGTCGCTTAATACTAATGGTAACGTAGCTGAAGTGGTGTTACCATATTTTTCAATATTCACCAATACTTTTGAATCCTCAAGATTCATTCTGTTTGCAGTAGCATCGATGATACGTCTGTTTGCCTGATGTGGCACTAACCAATTCACATCCTGATTCGTAAGATTGTTTCTTTGCAAAATCAATTCGCTGGCATCAGCCATATTGGTTACAGCGTATTTAAAAACGGTTTTTCCGTCCTGAATAATATTGTGTTGTTTGTTTTGTACGGTCTCCGCTGTAGTTGGAGTTAAAGAACCTCCTGCAGAAATTTTAAGAAAATCGCGTCCTACACCGTCGCTTCGTAAGTATTCATCTTGTAAGCCTAAGCCTTCATAATTGGGTTCGAATAAAACGGCTCCCGCTCCGTCACCAAAAATGATACAAGTTGCTCTGTCTGTATAATCTACAATTGATGACATTTTATCGGCACCAATTAATAGTACTTTTTTATATCTTCCTGACTGCACATAAGCTGCAGCGGTAGACATTCCGTATAAGAAACTTGAACATGCCGCCTGCAAATCGTAAGCAAATGCATTGGTAGCTCCAATTTCTGTCGCAACAAAAACTCCAGTAGAGGCTACCGGCATATCTGCTGTAGCTGTTGCCATTATAATCAGATCAATCTCTAACGGATCAATATTAGCTTTTGCTATTAAATCCTGTGCTGCTTTTATAGCAAGAAACGATGTTCCTTTATCAGCATCTTTTAAAATCCTTCTTTCTTTAATTCCGGTACGAGTAGTAATCCATTCGTCATTGGTATCGACCATCGTTTCCAAAACTTTGTTCGAAAGTACAAAGTCTGGAACGTAAGCTCCAACAGCGGTAATTGCGGCTGTGATTGTATTCATTATATTCAATTATTTCGTTTCAAATACAGCGTATCTGAAAAATTTTTAAAAGACTTGAAAATTACAAAAAAAAACGAAATTAATTTGCAGTTATTTTCTTAAAAAAAGAAAAGTATAACCAACAAAAAAAACTCTCACTATGTGAGAGTTCCAGTATCATTTACAAAAACGTATTAAGCAACCGCTACAGATTTATCGATAACAACTTGCCCTCTGTAGTACATTTTACCTTCATGCCAGTAAGCTCTGTGGTATAAATGTGCTTCTCCAGTAATAGGACATGTAGCGATTTGAGCTACAGTAGCTTTATAATGTGTTCTTCTCTTATCTCTTCTTGTTTTCGAGATTTTTCTCTTAGGATGTGCCATTTTACTATATTATTTATCCGTTAATAGTTTCTTTAATTTGTCCCAACGCGGGTCAATATCTTCTTCTTGTTTACTCTCTTTTTTCTCTTCTTTAACCGTTAGCTCATTCAGTTTTTTTAAAGCGTCAGTTTGCAAACTGCCGTCTTTCACTCCTGGATGAACTCGTTTTAGAGGTACCGACAGTGCAATCATTTCATAAATGTACTGTGCTACATCAATTTCATGTTCTCCATGCGGTAAGATTAAAAGCTCTTCATTATCGTTATTGAATTCTTCTCCAAAACGAACAATTAATTTCATTTTACCTTTTAAAGGCAAATCAAAATCTTCGCTTGTCAGATCACAAGGTACATTTACAGTTCCTTTGTGTTTGAATTCCAACTCTAACATGTTGCTTTTCTTATCTAAAACTAAACCTACTTTGATGTCCGAACTTTGAAATTCGTCGTAATCAAAGTTCGCAAAGAACGTGTTACTTATTTGATACTCAAAATGGTGTTTTCCTAGTTTTAATCCTACGAAAGGAATTAAAAATTCTTTTATTTTGCTCATTTCAACATCAATTTGTCCAATCCGTATCTAAAACTCAGATACCTGAATTGGGGTGCAAAGATATAAAATTATTATAAAACTAATAATCTTATTCACCTTTTTTTGTTTATAACTGTTTTTCTTTTATTTTGAGTGGTTTTTCAGTAATCTCCTCATACTGATTACGCGAGCGAAAAATATCTATTGCAAGATAAACCGCCTCCTTAAATGAGTTAAAATCTGCCATGTCTTTTCCGGCAATATCATAAGCCGTACCATGATCCGGTGAGGTTCTAACCTTATTCAAACCAGCCGTATAATTCACTCCTTTACCAAACGACAAGGTTTTAAACGGAATCAATCCCTGATCGTGATAAGTAGCTACAATAGCATCGTATTTTTCATACTGACCACTTCCAAAAAAACCATCTGCCGAAAATGGCCCAAAAACCATAGTCCCTTTTTCAAAGATCTTTTTCAAAGCTGGCTTCAAAATTAAATCTTCTTCTTTCCCAATCACACCTCCATCACCACTATGCGGATTCAATCCTAAAACGGCAATTTTTGGCTTAACAATACTAAAATCCTGAACCAGTGATTTTCTGATCGTTTCAATCTTTCTAATGATTAGCTCTTCTGTCAAATGGGAAGAAACCTCATTCAACGGTACATGATCGGTAAGCAAACCTACTCGCAAATTATCCTGAACCATCATCATTAAAGCGTTCCCCTCTAATTCTTTGTCCAGATAATCAGTATGTCCCGGAAATTTAAAATCTTCCGATTGAATGTTGTATTTGTTTATTGGCGCCGTTACCAGAACATCTACCAAACCTTCTTTTAGCGCTTTGGTAGCCGCAACAAATGATTTAATTGCGTATTCGCCAATTTTCTCATCATTTTTACCGAAGTTGATATCGACCCCTTCTTTCCAAAGATTAAAAACATTGACTTTTCCAGGCAAAACCTGCTCTAATTTATCTACACCGTGAAACTGAACTGTAGAGGTAAAGCTCTTTTTAACAAAAGAAAGTATTTTGGCGTTTGCAAAAATAACTGGCGTACACATCTCCAACATACGAGAATCTTCGAATGTTTTTAATATAACTTCGCTTCCAATACCGTTTAAATCTCCAACTGAAATCCCAACAATTATATTTTCTGCTTTTTTATTCATGAGCTCAGATTATTTATTACTAATTTTGATGTGCAAATTTAGTAAAATAAAACCAAAATGTTCACAGG
It includes:
- the accB gene encoding acetyl-CoA carboxylase biotin carboxyl carrier protein, whose amino-acid sequence is MDLKEIQNLIKFVANSGVAEVKLEMDDVKITIRTTLEGNVTETTYVQQLPAQAALPQAVAPQQTAPVVVNVSAEAPAAVEDSKFITIKSPIIGTFYRKPSPDKPVFTEVGSTIAKGDVLCVIEAMKLFNEIESEVSGKIVKILVDDMSPVEFDQPLFLVDPS
- the accC gene encoding acetyl-CoA carboxylase biotin carboxylase subunit; translation: MFKKILIANRGEIALRVIRTCKEMGIKTVAVYSTADAESLHVKFADEAVCIGPPPSNLSYLKMSNIIAAAEITNADAIHPGYGFLSENAKFSKICQEHGIKFIGAAPEMIDRMGDKASAKATMKAAGVPCVPGSDGLLESFEQTQKLAKEFGYPVMLKATAGGGGKGMRAVWKEDELLKAWESARQEAAAAFGNDGMYMEKLIEEPRHIEIQVVGDSYGKACHLSERDCSVQRRHQKLTEETPSPFMTDELRAAMGEAAVKAAEFIKYEGAGTVEFLVDKHRNFYFMEMNTRIQVEHPITEQVIDYDLIREQIMVAAGIPISGKNYLPQLHAIECRINAEDPYNDFRPSPGKITTLHMPGGHGVRLDTHVYSGYSIPPNYDSMIAKLITTAQSREEAISKMRRALDEFVIEGIKTTIPFHRQLMDDPRYIAGDYTTAFMDTFKMKPIEE
- the pdxA gene encoding 4-hydroxythreonine-4-phosphate dehydrogenase PdxA; translation: MNKKAENIIVGISVGDLNGIGSEVILKTFEDSRMLEMCTPVIFANAKILSFVKKSFTSTVQFHGVDKLEQVLPGKVNVFNLWKEGVDINFGKNDEKIGEYAIKSFVAATKALKEGLVDVLVTAPINKYNIQSEDFKFPGHTDYLDKELEGNALMMMVQDNLRVGLLTDHVPLNEVSSHLTEELIIRKIETIRKSLVQDFSIVKPKIAVLGLNPHSGDGGVIGKEEDLILKPALKKIFEKGTMVFGPFSADGFFGSGQYEKYDAIVATYHDQGLIPFKTLSFGKGVNYTAGLNKVRTSPDHGTAYDIAGKDMADFNSFKEAVYLAIDIFRSRNQYEEITEKPLKIKEKQL
- the rpmF gene encoding 50S ribosomal protein L32; the encoded protein is MAHPKRKISKTRRDKRRTHYKATVAQIATCPITGEAHLYHRAYWHEGKMYYRGQVVIDKSVAVA
- a CDS encoding beta-ketoacyl-ACP synthase III; translated protein: MNTITAAITAVGAYVPDFVLSNKVLETMVDTNDEWITTRTGIKERRILKDADKGTSFLAIKAAQDLIAKANIDPLEIDLIIMATATADMPVASTGVFVATEIGATNAFAYDLQAACSSFLYGMSTAAAYVQSGRYKKVLLIGADKMSSIVDYTDRATCIIFGDGAGAVLFEPNYEGLGLQDEYLRSDGVGRDFLKISAGGSLTPTTAETVQNKQHNIIQDGKTVFKYAVTNMADASELILQRNNLTNQDVNWLVPHQANRRIIDATANRMNLEDSKVLVNIEKYGNTTSATLPLVLSDFEHLLKKGDNIIFAAFGGGFTWGSIYLKWAYDKK
- a CDS encoding YceD family protein produces the protein MSKIKEFLIPFVGLKLGKHHFEYQISNTFFANFDYDEFQSSDIKVGLVLDKKSNMLELEFKHKGTVNVPCDLTSEDFDLPLKGKMKLIVRFGEEFNNDNEELLILPHGEHEIDVAQYIYEMIALSVPLKRVHPGVKDGSLQTDALKKLNELTVKEEKKESKQEEDIDPRWDKLKKLLTDK